In a genomic window of Festucalex cinctus isolate MCC-2025b chromosome 11, RoL_Fcin_1.0, whole genome shotgun sequence:
- the rpe gene encoding ribulose-phosphate 3-epimerase — protein MPYSAKIGPSILSSDLSCLGSECVRMMECGADYLHLDVMDGHFVPNITFGHPMVECLRKSVGKDPFFDMHMMVSRPEQWVKPMAAAGANQYTFHLEATSNPGNLIKEIRESGMKVGLAIKPGTTVEMLAPWANQIDMALIMTVEPGFGGQKFMEDMMPKVRSLRRDFPSLDIEVDGGVGPDSIYKCAEAGANMIVSGSAVIGSEDPRSVISLLRTVVAEAIQKRCLDR, from the exons ATGCCGTACAGTGCTAAAATTGGTCCGTCCATCCTGAGCAGCGACTTGTCATGTCTGGGCAGCGAGTGTGTGCGGATGATGGAGTGCGGGGCGGACTATCTGCACCTCGACGTCATGGACGG CCATTTTGTCCCCAATATCACGTTTGGGCACCCCATGGTGGAATGCCTGCGAAAGTCAGTCGGCAAAGACCCTTTCTTTG ACATGCACATGATGGTGTCGAGGCCGGAGCAGTGGGTGAAGCCCATGGCAGCAGCAGGAGCTAACCAGTACACGTTCCATCTGGAGGCCACCAGCAACCCAGGGAACCTCATCAAAGAGATCCGTGAGAGTGGCATGAAG GTGGGTTTGGCCATCAAGCCCGGCACGACCGTCGAAATGTTGGCACCGTGGGCCAACCAGATTGACATGGCTCTGATCATGACCGTTGAGCCTGGCTTTGGAGGGCAGAAGTTCATGGAGGACATGATGCCTAAG gtgaGATCGCTGAGGCGCGATTTCCCCTCGCTAGACATTGAGGTTGACGGCGGCGTGGGCCCCGACTCCATTTACAAGTGTGCGGAG GCCGGCGCCAACATGATCGTGTCGGGCAGCGCCGTGATCGGCAGCGAGGACCCTCGCTCCGTCATCAGCCTCCTACGCACCGTCGTGGCGGAAGCCATCCAGAAACGATGTCTCGACCGCTGa